Genomic DNA from Danio rerio strain Tuebingen ecotype United States chromosome 22, GRCz12tu, whole genome shotgun sequence:
actggccctctaggacagagtttggacacccctgatctatacaAATCAAGGCATGATGCATGAACatgttaggcccaatcccaattcttccCCTGCACCCTATGCCTCGTTTTGCATGTCCACCTGAAGGGgttggggtgtcccaattctctgtATGTTGAAGGTGTAGGGCagcggtgtccaaacttggtcctggagggccagtgtcctgcacagtttagttccaactttcttcaacacacctgcctgaaagtttctGGTGTACATAGAAAGAGTTTTattagctggttcaagtgtgacaattggggttggaactaaactttgctggacaccggccctccaggagtttggacAACTCTGGCATAGGATTTTCCAGGACAACACCAAAAACCAGGGGTTACCGAAATTTCCCaaaatacaccagctacaacggcAACATAGCTACACACAATGGTGGAGATGCACAAATTTAAGTATTTTTGTCATGGTTACaagtttttacaacaaacaagcacatgttttaatacattgttATGTCCCGACCAGTCTAGGGTTGGTGGAAACAATAACAAgtgtaaataagcaaataaataaactcaaatactCAATTTAGGGTTATCCCCTTCTCCTGTCCCAACTCACAACGCTTATCAAGTAGTAACAAGAATTATTGTTTTCTTAGACAACAAAGATATTAGAAGCATCTCTTCGGAAGGGACtccaggccaaaataataaacaaaaagacagcTAACTTGCGGGGAAATAACTCTAACTTACCTGCTCAAATAAAAGTACCCCAAATAAAATTACAGCAAACTTCCCTTTCTCCCTCGCTGCCACAAACCAGGAGAAAACGTTTTAAAGTAAATGGCGATTCCCAACCTACCGCTTCTGTTTCTaaccaaaataatatatatatatatatatatatatatatatatatatatatatgtgtgtgtgtgtgtgtgtgtgtatgtatatatatatatatatatatatatatatatatatatatatgtgtgtgtatatgtatatatatatatatatatatatatatatatatatatttgtatatatatatatatatatatttgtatatatatatatatatatatgtatatatatacacacaaacatatatatatatatatatatatatgtatatatatatatatatatatatatatatacttatatatatatatatacatacacacagacacatatatatatatttaatcagtGAAAAGCAAACAGGCTCAGATCTAACAGCTAGCcatttagaaaataattaaattgtcagTTAAAGAAATCGATCAATTATCACACCAAGTCAACCAACAATCTGGAGCAGGAGATAGGAGACGCTCGGAACAACAGCGGCGGCAACGACGACGGAGATTTGCAACCTGCACCAAGCAGAAAGATCCCTCCATTGTTTCTCTCCTCCAGCTTATACGCTCCCACACTCGCAACACAGCTTGACCGCAATCAagcggtatatatatatatatatatataaataaatgtacaaataattaGTATGTTCTATAACGTAACAACATTTATAACGGCGTTCGTGTTTTACggtcatgtttttaaaaaactatttacaaaaatgctaaatttagaGGCGCTGGTGAGCAGGTATGGATTACCTGCGTCCATCTCTCATAAAGTACAAGCTTGCAATGATATATGATGGCATGTGCAGGTGTTgaagtgctgtcccatttcttaggggtaaatttgaagcccttccccttcacactctttCAAGGTCCAAGAGGAGGGGGGTAAAAAattgaattgggattgggccttgttATCCCTTGCAATTGCAGTCTATACATCATACAGTGGGTTTGTAACCATATTTGTAACACAGACTGGTGTTTACATTGATAATGTTGGTACAGACCTGGCAGTTTGTTGGTTGGTAGGTGTCATCAAGTATGTATGTGAAATTACACCTATATCATAAATGCATGCAACAACTAACTAAAACAGTTAATACGTGTGttatgcgcgcgtgtgtgtgtgttgtgaaggacatgtatcgatcctcgaaatcatgatcagaaaTGCAGCAATTGGCTGACAGCACATCAGTGTGAttacatcatctgattaatatttaattatctatGTGAGGCAAATTATATCAAAGTtatagtaaacggtttgttaaatatgatacgcaatgaTCGTCcacctttgttgtgggctgcaggctttcaTGTGTCgggtatttagcaatttattattAGGATTTTCTTAATGATGCTATTTACGTTTCTCACTCCTGTGGCGTAAGGCATAACTGGCTGTTTAAAGTCATTTAGCATCagtaaagcattttaatattaataaaggtCGTCAGATCACtggcatattagctgtcaaaacgtGTACATGACTCcaataaaatcattcattttcttgtcggctaagttcctttgttaatctgggggcaccacagcggaatgaaccgccaacttatccagcatattttttacgcagccgatgcccttccagcctcaacccatctctgggaaacatacattcacacagactcatacactatagtaaattttagcatacccatttcacctgtagcgcatgtttttggactgtgggggaaaccggagcacccgcaaacacggggagaacatgcaaactccacacagaaatgccaactgacccatccaaggctcgaaccagcgaccttcttgcagtgaggcgattgtgctacccacttcgccaACCGTGTCGCCTCTTCaattaactataataaaaaaaataataaataataaacgatAATATTAGCCATGTCTATTATTGTAAATTGTTCAAATAAGTCTATAGGCCTACAGACAATGCCGGCCTGTAAGGTTGAGGGGCCCTGGGGGAAGTAAAAAATTTGGGCCCACCGGTGTAAAATCAGTAAGAAAGCaagcataaaaaatagttttaacatttgagtgtatatatatttttattagctgCAACATATTTAACATATACTGTAATACAATTGTAAAAATACTTAGATTAAAACAAGTATTGAAAAGTATTGCAAATGAAAGTGCAAGTTTACCTTACCAGCATATGGTTTCTACGTTTCTTTTCAACAGGGTTATTTTACTAGTAACAATCACATTCATTGTATCAGAAATTATCATTGTCactttttatgtaataaaatttCACATTTACGCTAGTAGAAATTCAGTTATCAACAACTCAATTATCGACAATATATCGATATCGACAATAAAATTGTTGATTTTAAGAATTAATATCCTGTGAATAAATCGCTAAAACAGCTTACCATAATCAACAGTTGGCGCGGTTTTTTACGATCATCCAATGGGCTCGCTTCTACGTGATGACGTCATCACTGACGCGTTCattcagcgtcgagtcttcagagctgaggtgagtcgttgacgctttttctcgtgtttacacaacaataaaacacactttacagtttattcaagcgacaatctgcgacaagtttctgcattgagttcacctctgtgtgtctgctgaccaaaacaatacagcaggcggagaggagctctgagaggacaatatgagtgtgtttgtgctttTCTCTGTAACTTAAGTGTGTACCTTCATCAACTTCTGGGTTAATAATATCGATAAATGTGATCTGTGAATGTAATTTAGTGCTGCAGATATATGACATCTATCActgaaaacattatttgtggtgCTCATTAATAACCAGTGAATATAGTCACTAGTATTAAAGTAACTTACTAAAAGTAACTAGAGTATTTGTTCGTTACTTTACATACTAATATATGGTAGCAAAGATGTGGTAAATGGTTATGAGATTTTTTAACGGTAAGACTAAagatttctgaaaaataaaacattagttggTAAGCCAGATTAATTTATGCTGCAAACACAGTATGAAATGAACTTTAATGAGTGTTTATAGTCTGAGGTTCATCAATATTATCAGAGCTGCTGAAATCCTCTTCATTTCATGTCAACAGTTCCTGTTTTCAACTCATTATATTGATGTCTTCagatttacaaatgaagttatttgTATTAGTTTCAACAGACTTGAGAGAATTACCTGTTGTATTGTCTACAATATAAAGCTatcataatataatttatttcatcAATCAGTGTAAGTTAAGCAGATTTCCATGTTTCTTCCTTCAGTTCAGCTGTAAATACTGGAATATCCCCATCAGTCTTCAAGTAAAGACGAGCATCAGACCATCAGGAGGAAAAGAAATCtgcaaagacagagtttattgaaggacagtgagaagatgagtgatccagaaccctgcagaattaaacaggaagagactgaagaactaataggtttgtgtttaatCATTACTCTTCAATAATGAGGCTGAACAACAGTGAGGTTGTGAAATGTTAAGCACTTCATTAGTCTTGGTTCATATTACcttttagtttatttacaatttgtgtttaaaaatgcaaTTCACCCTCAATTCTTCTCCATGTATTAATTTTGGCCATATATATTTACATGCATATTAtatagtgttgggtaagttacacagtaataaagtaatagattacaaattagtGCTTGCACTAATTGTAggtctagattttttttaattgaccgAAAAACATAATTTACACTGttttatgaaattgaaaaaaaaaaaaattaaaatcttttgAGAATCGCTGACACAAAGCCCTGTCATATTCCTAAACAGATCCAGCACTTTTATCACATTGAAGTTTATAAGCACTCATGCTATGTGTATCAGATGTTGtaatgggaagttcagatcattttactgactctgatctttgagtctcgttcatcaagatgaacgaatcttttttcgagtcatttcgttcatttggttcaatttgccaaaatattattaaaatattacgaaTTGCTtcaaaacacatctacaactagcccaaaaggttgattgcacgacaaataagtcataaatagaatataagaaggagaaaataataattaaatgttgacctgctcttttgtctatgaaggtattgttgtctcctcgctcagctcacctcttcatgtcttcaaatgtcagggcttcattcacgttacactgacagtcacatataatcttaatcaatgcacagtctaagccgataggagccataaTCGTTCGTTGTTTaagtgacagaatgactcaaacccgaggagttgagatgaacggatcaattctttttccagctctaaacgcatatgattggctcgtgatgaacgagtgactcagacccgatagaggcgCGAGATGTGAGCGGATAaaatctttttctggctctaaacgcatctgattggcttctgccaatgtgatgaagacttgaaattaacgatactacctgcacaaatgtgcgcacgccgGACGAaggaatcactccctgagaggactcgtagttcccgagtcatattgaagattcgttcaaaatgaaacgttcatgaacgacccatcaatAATCAGACGATTCAAAATATCACAGCTGAAGTTCAGCTAGAATTGTTTTGCAGCATTATTACCCAATTATAGCCTCGTAACCGTTTATTGatcaggttttatttatttttttacataggaTTTACTTTACATATATCCTCCTGAACACATTTTATGTACTCATCTATTTGTAGTCAGAATCGCTCAAACTGTCGAGCTCtgctagagcgccatctgctgttagcaAAACTAGCCTCCTAAAATGTGACTTATTCACTTCATTTTCAGATCTGATGGTAGCGGTGAAGACTGAAGaactgagtgaagatgaggagaaacatcatgtcaaaagtGAAGGAGAAACTCAGTCAAAGACTGAAGATAGTTTTGTATTTGAAACAACAGCTGTAAAAGGTTTCACCTGCACTCATTGTGGAAAAAGTTTTAGGCATAAAGGCAATCTCAAgaatcacatgaggatccacacggGAGAGAAACCACACAAATATGatcaatgcagcaaaacatttctGAGGCCTTCAGACCTAAAGAACCAACTTGGAGTTCACACAAACGAGAAGCTTTACTCGTGCTCTGAGTGTTCATGTAGTTTTAGACGGCAGTCAGCTTTTCAAGCACATCAGAATATCCACACTTGTCTGAGAGAGTTTGTGTGCtttgagtgtgggaagagttttattaAAGCTGGAGACTTGAAACATCACGAGAAGACTCACACTGGAGCGAAAAAACTCAAATGTGatcaatgcagcaaaacattttcaagGCATTCAGGTCTGATGAAACATCTTATCATTCATACAAACAAGAAGCCTTATTCATGTTCTGTGTGTGGGAACAGATTTAAATGTCGGTCGAATTTAAGAGAACATGagaggatccacactggtgtTAAAGAGCATGTGTGCTTCGAGTGTGGGAGAAGTTTTATTAGAGCTCGAGACATGAAAAAACACCGgttgattcacactggagagaaaccgtacaagtgttcacactgcgacatgaGATTCCGTCTGTTACAATACCTGAAAAAACAtcagaggactcacactggagagaaaccttaccagtgttcacactgcgacaggAGTTTTAGTCAGTCACAAAGCCGGAAATCACATGAGAGAActcacactagagagaaaccttaccagtgttcacactgcgacaggAGTTTTAGTCAGTCACAAAGCCGGAAATCacatgagaggactcacactagagagaaaccgtacatgtactcagtgtggtaaGATGTTCGGACAATCGTTACACCTTCGTCAACACATGCTGATCCaaaacacacaaatgtgatcaattcaaaacatttttgaagGCTTCATTGCTGAAGAGACATCTTATGGTGCGTTCACACTAGATTCGGATAAAGCAACAAGCGTGAGTGATATTtttatgttaagtcaatgcaaaggtataaatagacatcctgcagtgcAATTCATGCGAATGAGGCAGCACAAATTGAGTGTTCGTTCAAGTTGGAAAATCTGGCATTTCGTATTTTTGTCGCGCGTCACGTGCACTgtatccacacgtgagtccagctgcgctctcatagcagggaatgaaaacaaaaccttcattgctgcaaattataaacgcaacactgacgacccgtttctctaaacaattcttcttccactttttttggcaacacaacgtggcgtctctctacCGTTTCAGATACAGTCCTCGAAGCTATCATGCACATAAATGAAGTTGCACTGCATTTACagtagagcgcactgattggtttgagctaagcctttctcatgaatgaatgcagcacactcagagacgtcacgaTGCGCTCGCAGATACAGAtatccagtctacacgctggaatacacgcaaggATCTAATCAGTATGACGCAGCtttaaaaaatttgtttcaaaccggaggAACGAATTAGCTCGAAATAACACAAAGACaaacaaattttcactttttagtgaaatatatgagtcctaatagtgtttttagcagtgtgggacacatatacgactgtcaacagctcatgTGTTTTGCTGTTTCGTGACTGTTTAAGATTGTAAATGGCTGGTTATTCggttaaaaaagcatttttttttattaaaaatgtatttagacctattttgttattattgtgtgtgtgtgtgtgtgtgtgtgtgtgtgtgtgtgtgtgtgtgtgtttgtgtgtgtgtgtgtgtgtgtgtgtgtgtgtttgtgtgtgtgagtgtgtgtgtgtttgtgtgtgtggcaaCAGGACACCAAGCAACCTCCCTCCTTCCGGTATCatcccctttgaatttattttcacAATTCGATCACTGCTAGTAACAATCACATTCATTATATCAAAAATGAACATTGGCACTTTTTATACATTGAAATTTCAAATTTTCACTAGTGGCTACTCGGgtatcttcttcttctttggccttggtcccgtatggttgcggggtcgactctttggaacaagccattttagacttgtccatatgataacgactgtttttttttttattacacattccggccggcctgtcgtgtgggcctgtcaccctcatacactacggacaatttagcctacccaattcacctgcagcatgtatttggactgcgggagaaaccggagcacccggaggaaacccacgcgaacgcagggagaacatgcaaactccacacagaaatgccaactgagccgaggttcgaaccagcgaccttcttgctgtgagacgacagcactagtGGCTACTCGGTTATTAACAACTTAATTATTGATATCGACAATAAAATTTTGTTGATTTCAAGAATTTATACTCTtcatacttattttattttattttttattaacaacaaactcaaaattattcagtaatatacaaaaaaacatgtagtaattaaaaattttatattcCTTAAGAATATTACATCTTCTTTGCTTATTTAATAACAATCTTCTCCATACTTGTGCAGTAGTCCTTAGTCTCTTGAAGGAAATGAACAAAATTTGGCTTTGATCCAGTCCATTTTTATGTATATGAAACTttcacataataataaaaagttgtacttgaaaggtacatttttttttttacatgtattgacATAATAAATGCAAACATCAAGTTTTCAACTTgaatacaatatttgttttccttcaAGGAAAGTTTTCCAGATCCACCCAGAAAGTCCTTGCGTATACACAATTACAAAACATGGACGATAGATTCCTTTTCCATGCAACAAAAATCACAGGAATGATCAATATCCAAATTAAATCTCTCCAAAACCTCTTTAGCTGGATATAAACAGTcaaattttaaatgtcacttcttTTACTTTGtcatttatacaatatatttgaTAAGAATGCCAAGCTTTTTCCCAACTTATATTTATGAATACATTGGTCCATtggaaattataatataattgtatCACCTGttataatatttctaatatatttattagtataactttgtgtaataatataaatatctcctataaaaaaaaggttttctttaacatattttccTTCTAAAAATTTATTTCCATACACTCTTATAAAATGAAGCAGCTGTTCAGATGTGGCATTAAATACAATAGCATACTCCTTTGGAGTAACTGGAAAACCAAATTTATCAACAAATTCACTGTAAGATAATAAATCACCATTTAAATTTAGAAGTTATCTAATATAGTATAATTTTCATAGCATTTTTGGAAGAAGAgagttatttttatattgaatacATCTATTGCTCCAAATAATATACTAGTTTGGAGAAAATTTGTGCTTAAATAACAGCATCCAGGCTAATAAAGCTTGTTTGCGAAATTTAGCTAATTTCACTGGAAGTTTGTCCATTCTAAAATCACATCTCAAGAATTCATATTCTAGAAATCAAAGCAGCACAGCATTTTGTCAGCAGCGTGTTCTTACGATCCTCCAATACGCTCGCTTCGACGTGATGACGTCAGCGCCGAGGCGTTCATTCAGCGTCGAGTCTTTGGAGCTGAGGTGAGTCGGTGACGCttttttctcgtgtttacacaacaataaaacacactttacagtttatagACTTTTATTAAAGCGCAATTGAACACCGGAGATGCCTTTTGAAGCAAAATATCGCTTTTTCCGGTTTCGCTAGCGGTCGCAGGAACGTGGCAGCCTCAGGATATCGGATGACGTCCCCAGTGTAAACTTTGCCAAAAATTTAGACAAAAGACTGTTCGCTCGGTGAATGTGTACAACAGTTATAGCCTAAACACACATCATCTAACGATATTAATGTGCAGAATTTCTGGAGAACATCTGCCTTACACAAAGCGTTCGCTATGTAACGTTAGGTTACAGTGAGCCAACAACATTAGATATGCTAATTTCATCAATTCGTTAGCAAGATTAACTATTTAACTTCCAGCAGGATTGGTTTCATGTTAGTAGTTGTCCGTAAACTGTGCTGAACCCCTCCTTCCTTTGTATGCCGTGTCGGATGTAGTGAACGGCGAGGTAGCTACAGGCAAGCTGCTATCGGTCGAAAAGACGAGGAGCTCCGTAAATAACCTTGATTAATGCTCGTAAGGTTTACTCAAGTTTGTATTAGTTGTTGTGTTACGACATGCACACATAcgcaacggacaatttagcttagcctaTTCAcatatatcgcatgtctttggacttgtgggtgaaaccagagcaccaggaggaaacccacaccaacacggggagccagccgggactcgaacccgCTAACCATTAAATTTTCCTATTGTAAAGTTGCAAATGTCTTCAAAACAGTCAATCAGGCTCAGTCTGTAGCAAGTAGGGTGTGTTTACAGATCTTCAGGTTGAAGTTAGGTCATGttccaggtttttatttttttatttaaagaacaacatataaaactttacaatacaAAAAATTGTAGATGCCAgagtgtatttataaatataatacaattatataaaGTGTACATATgagataataaataattacattatagACTTCACAAATTTTTAAGGTGTTTTGGCTTTCTTGTTTAGAAAGGCTCTGATACTGGTTATATATAAGCAGATTTCAGTCCTCAATACCTCACAATTTAGTTTcttattagtaaatttataattatgaatgtaaaattttgTTAACATTCatgttccttcagcttagccgggactcgaacccacTAACCATTACATTTTTTGATTTTAAAGTTGCAAGAAAGAGATTTGCAATCGTATACATTGTGTCTAATATTCCAAATTAAATAGTAACGTTAATGTGGGGAGAATTTATACTTGTATATTAATGACCATGATCGGAGCACTTGTTTGTGGGAGATAAATGGAATTTAGCCTCTATTATAATTGCacatcaaaataaaactaaatccacatatatttgaaaaaacaTGATAATTTCCAATATGGAGTGCATACTGCGCACGAACATACCTTCTTGTATTGATGTCTTCAGTAGAGCTGATCGGGCCAGAGcccaagtacattttgattgacagctttttaaaaaccCGAACCCGTTtaggcacacagctcttttgcctttttgcAAGATTGAGCAGTTTATacgtgttttaacataatttattcataacaaacgtAGGCTATAGGCGCTAAGAAGttggaataaagaaataaaataagtcctctgtaacatctcagcactctaaatagatCTAGATACATACACTTAGCATTTAacttggccaacacaccaatgaaaataagtctttcttaactaattaaataaatataaatgatgacGGGTAGCTATTTGGCGATAaggaaattaagataaaggctctgcgggatttgttttgccatttctcttcacaatctggcattgaGGCGCCAGTGAAGCtgattattaaaagaaaaatgccaacattagcctgtatactctgtctaggattttatggtttaattatgttttagttataatttaaaaaatctttactCATCAAGATTAGGCtatgtgtttttgtggaggaatgttattgaatccactgtaaatggctttagtgCAGTCCTGCACTCactgagcagcactgaacaccctttctctgctgctgctactggccgGGATGCActactgatctggctaatttgGCATGTTTTGGATAAGATTGTTCATCGTCCACCAGCCAAGaacattaatttaattttccatgacagcggtttcaatgtagcgagtgacctcgtcatcttccctgtcagcttgccGTAAATTAATGTTTAGTGCTGTACCGTAATAcacagtgtatgagcgaccgccgaAATACCTTGGCGGCTAGAATGACCGTTCTAGAATGACCGTTCTTTTTGAACTGGCGGCTGGCCTGACCAAAATTCGCTCTCTTTAACTTCTTTGTCAtcttttgtttcacctttgcagggatggctTTTAATGTTGCAACAAAtgatttgattactttttttACACTAATTAAAATGCATCACATGATGCAAGCCCAAACCCGCCCTGACCCcatctaaaatgataaaaaattaagGGTTAGGGCACAGATCTTCAGCTTTTCACTAATCAGTGTAAATTTAGCAGATTTGTCTGTTTCTTCATTTCAGTTCAGCTGTAAATACTGGAATATCCCCATCAGTCTACAAGTGAAGACGAGCATCAGACCATCAGGAAGAAGAGAAATCTGCAAAgactgaaggacagtgagaagatgagtgatccagaaccctgcagaattaaacaggaagagactgaagaaatgggtttgtgtttattcattactcttcatcatatatatatatttttaacttgtatattttttttattatatcatatgTACTTATtgcatttcctttttaaaattctactttttatattaatattatctgttatgcacctagggtctgagagtaacgcaatttcaaTATGCTGTATGTCCTGTATCAGGGCTTGACACTGTAGTGgtttttctcttaatgaatcaAATTCAGTCTGGAGGtcatgaatatcagaagaatatactttattggaatattttccaaaaaagcAGAGATGTCCAAAAGCAGATCCATCTCTAGTCTCACTCCAGAACAAGCTAATATCCCTTACATTTGCCATCCTTTTTATCCTGGCTTCCTCCCACCTTTGTGTTTTCACAGCTGTTTACTGGTTCAACAGGCCTTTTTCAGCTCCTACTTCTTTACGACCcctatttaaagggccatgaaaccccctcgtttcagcagggtgttttcacacctctactttggaaaaagtcagaaaagtgggcgtgtccagctctgtttaggggggagtgtcggaggaagtaaAGAGGcttggggtctgttcttcgtacctcgcttaaatgatctaagatgatttggcagatcctggatctgttaatcttgataactgatctctcgctaatttggttcttcaaacaagttcgcgaatcagattagaatgtctggatgaactgatctgagatcgctgcgtttgttgttaaggacagatctatcgatcctcgaaatcatgatcagcaatgcaacgattggctgacggcacagcagcgtaatgacatcatctgattaatattcaattatccatgcgagcaaaattacatcaaattagcagtaaacggcttgttaaatatgacacgcagtaacttcacatttgttgtgagctgcaggctttacactttcatgtgtcgagagtattcatcatgtatttcaatgcaaatcaatgtatttagttctacatttagaaaagattttctttattatagtagccgttttttaatcggtgtaaagaataactggttgtttacaaaagcattttcatattggtaaaggcgtctgcaacttttgtgaagcatcaaatcactggcatattaactgtcaaaacatgtttatgactgcataaatgtattattgcttttaaaaaaagtcacatattgtgcatttctattatacacaatttgtactaaagcgatctaaaaagttcatatcaataagttttctctttgcaccaccaggtggcagtctttgtactttcatttcaagggtgcagattgcatacgttttatttatatgtataactttatttattttattaatgactataacttttatatacatatagttaaaaaatatttactattttcccaagtgtatataacttttactgtaagaaaatatcagaactcggtacatactttctgtattatctttgcttgaactgagccgatctaatcctgtttttatgatttgaacctgctcccgatcaggtttgacctagcagatctgttgccatgacaacaactctcagatc
This window encodes:
- the zgc:112977 gene encoding uncharacterized protein LOC553993 (The RefSeq protein has 1 substitution compared to this genomic sequence); this encodes MSYPEPCRIKQEETEELIDLMVAVKTEELSEDEEKHHVKSEGETQSKTEDSFVFETTAVKGFTCTHCGKSFRHKGNLKNHMRIHTGEKPHKYDQCSKTFLRPSDLKNQLGVHTNEKLYSCSECSCSFRRQSAFQAHQNIHTCLREFVCFECGKSFIKAGDLKHHEKTHTGAKKLKCDQCSKTFSRHSGLMKHLIIHTNKKPYSCSVCGNRFKCRSNLREHERIHTGVKEHVCFECGRSFIRARDMKKHRLIHTGEKPYKCSHCDMRFRLLQYLKKHQRTHTGEKPYQCSHCDRSFSQSQSRKSHERTHTREKPYQCSHCDRSFSQSQSRKSHERTHTREKPYMYSVW
- the zgc:112977 gene encoding uncharacterized protein isoform X1, encoding MSDPEPCRIKQEETEELIDLMVAVKTEELSEDEEKHHVKSEGETQSKTEDSFVFETTAVKGFTCTHCGKSFRHKGNLKNHMRIHTGEKPHKYDQCSKTFLRPSDLKNQLGVHTNEKLYSCSECSCSFRRQSAFQAHQNIHTCLREFVCFECGKSFIKAGDLKHHEKTHTGAKKLKCDQCSKTFSRHSGLMKHLIIHTNKKPYSCSVCGNRFKCRSNLREHERIHTGVKEHVCFECGRSFIRARDMKKHRLIHTGEKPYKCSHCDMRFRLLQYLKKHQRTHTGEKPYQCSHCDRSFSQSQSRKSHERTHTREKPYQCSHCDRSFSQSQSRKSHERTHTREKPYMYSVW